Proteins encoded by one window of Salmonirosea aquatica:
- a CDS encoding sensor histidine kinase: MNVRLPNPLFTRTELWYHGLMMPILFPAGNYFFLHERYFTDPAVFLWGTLLVAVLYAFSLILLTLVVKMIIRQFPDVQQVWQRNGVALLAVTTLTIGLAVFDVWAYGLFPIFERPFSWGTVRAIVILGAIFDLLLCFVLGIQYTYSRWQENQIETEQLKRAALQHDFDALKQQIDPHFLFNSLTSLSALIGQNQQQAGLFVDHLAKVYRYRLSTSNQSLTPLNAEIAFVNSYIYLLKTRYQSGISVHIEINANQGSATLPLLSLQLLLDYAVRHNVVSVQKPLTIRMATTSTGTLRVSYNRQPRPLRLHTGTDELVALLARYATLPVPAVEVADTGTEFSITLPLLAEGISVLV; the protein is encoded by the coding sequence ATGAACGTTCGATTGCCCAACCCGCTGTTTACCCGTACTGAACTCTGGTACCATGGCCTGATGATGCCCATCCTCTTTCCGGCGGGGAATTACTTTTTTTTGCACGAACGCTATTTTACCGATCCGGCGGTTTTTCTGTGGGGTACCCTGCTGGTAGCCGTGTTGTATGCTTTTTCTCTAATACTGCTCACGCTGGTGGTTAAAATGATCATCCGTCAATTTCCCGACGTACAGCAGGTATGGCAACGCAACGGAGTGGCGCTCCTGGCGGTCACCACGCTTACCATCGGCCTGGCGGTATTTGATGTGTGGGCCTACGGTCTTTTCCCGATCTTCGAACGCCCTTTTTCGTGGGGTACGGTCCGGGCCATCGTCATTCTGGGGGCAATTTTCGATCTCTTGCTTTGCTTTGTGTTGGGGATTCAGTACACATACAGCCGCTGGCAGGAAAACCAGATCGAGACCGAGCAGCTGAAGCGGGCCGCCTTACAGCACGATTTCGATGCCCTCAAACAGCAGATCGACCCTCACTTTCTGTTCAATTCGCTTACCTCGCTCTCGGCCCTCATCGGGCAGAATCAGCAGCAAGCGGGTCTGTTTGTGGATCATCTCGCCAAAGTATACCGCTATCGGCTCAGTACCTCAAACCAATCCCTGACGCCCCTGAACGCCGAGATTGCATTTGTCAACTCTTACATCTATTTGCTCAAAACACGTTACCAATCCGGCATTTCAGTACATATCGAAATCAACGCCAACCAGGGATCAGCTACCTTGCCTTTGCTTTCGTTACAACTGCTACTTGACTACGCCGTACGCCATAACGTCGTCAGTGTGCAGAAACCGCTTACTATCCGCATGGCAACTACCTCCACAGGTACCCTGCGTGTGAGCTACAACCGCCAGCCCCGCCCGCTGCGACTCCATACCGGAACCGACGAATTGGTGGCCCTGCTCGCCCGCTACGCTACCTTGCCGGTACCGGCCGTGGAGGTAGCCGATACTGGCACTGAATTTTCTATCACGCTTCCGCTCCTGGCGGAAGGTATTTCTGTCCTTGTATGA
- a CDS encoding sensor histidine kinase, protein MSTLHLPLIRPWLQTTRQFRWQLLVVLPWFIPLITYLLLRSSYFSDWRIFVGATLLNASLAVACQLVLDSLTRKVVDRYPGLHQTVRRLLLLLAVFMVVTPIFILGALGGYSYFHWFGYEAQPGVLFRIFLFNVVANIVSVGVFESIYSLTKWRENMLEKEQLKKANLQSQYESLKNQVNPHFLFNTLNSLSSLIADEPERAEEFVDELAKVYRYLLQTNRSTTAQDGELTTLDTELDFIHSYFHLLKTRYGAGIELEVAIEAADRDSLLPPLTLQMLVENAVKHNITHASKPLRIEIKSAPGGYLLVRNNLQRKASRVLSNQVGLSNIKAKYQLLAQRHWDASTDSNSTITIEETSEHFTLLLPLLHQVAKP, encoded by the coding sequence ATGAGTACGCTCCACCTACCCCTGATTCGGCCCTGGCTCCAAACCACCCGACAGTTCCGCTGGCAGCTCCTGGTGGTCTTGCCCTGGTTCATTCCGTTGATTACCTACCTGCTGCTGAGGTCGTCCTATTTTAGCGACTGGCGTATTTTTGTGGGGGCTACCCTGCTCAATGCCAGTCTGGCCGTGGCCTGCCAACTGGTACTCGATAGCTTGACCCGCAAAGTGGTTGACCGGTACCCTGGCCTGCATCAGACCGTCAGGCGGCTCCTGTTGTTGCTGGCGGTTTTTATGGTCGTGACCCCTATTTTCATTCTGGGAGCTTTGGGAGGCTATTCCTACTTCCACTGGTTCGGCTATGAAGCCCAGCCGGGGGTCTTATTCCGTATTTTCCTATTCAATGTGGTGGCCAATATCGTATCGGTTGGGGTGTTCGAGAGTATATATTCCCTAACCAAATGGCGGGAGAACATGCTTGAAAAAGAGCAACTCAAGAAGGCCAATCTGCAAAGCCAGTACGAGAGTCTGAAAAACCAGGTGAACCCGCACTTTCTGTTCAATACGCTCAACTCCCTTTCATCGCTGATCGCCGACGAGCCCGAGCGGGCCGAGGAGTTTGTGGATGAACTGGCCAAGGTGTACCGCTACCTTTTACAAACCAACCGCAGTACTACCGCCCAGGACGGCGAACTGACGACCCTGGATACCGAGCTGGACTTCATCCATTCCTATTTTCACCTGCTCAAGACCCGCTACGGTGCCGGAATCGAACTCGAGGTGGCCATCGAGGCGGCGGATCGGGACAGTCTGCTCCCGCCTCTGACTTTACAGATGCTGGTCGAGAACGCCGTGAAGCATAACATTACCCACGCCAGCAAACCGCTGAGAATTGAAATAAAATCGGCCCCCGGAGGGTACCTGCTGGTGCGAAATAATTTACAGCGCAAAGCCAGCCGGGTACTTAGCAACCAAGTAGGCCTGAGCAATATCAAAGCCAAATACCAACTTCTGGCGCAGCGGCATTGGGATGCGTCCACCGACTCCAACAGTACCATTACCATTGAAGAAACCAGTGAGCATTTCACCCTGCTTCTACCCCTATTGCACCAGGTGGCGAAGCCTTAA
- a CDS encoding LytR/AlgR family response regulator transcription factor: MNVLIVEDEELAVRKFRKLLAEVDPSLEVQGVTGSIEDSVDWLTDHPTPDLIFMDIELSDGQSFEIFERVDVRSTVIFTTSYDEYALQAFKVNSIDYLLKPIQKEDLRRSLKKFADLRTSQPAANSVAFNLDKILRDLQVQQQPKDYRKRFLVRQGQRLLSVETGEIAYFFTEERYSFFVTHTNQKFLVDYTLDELSNELDPIHFFRINRAALVTHRSVEQMQPYFGNRLALSLRPSFDREALVSREKVSDFKKWMGK, from the coding sequence ATGAACGTATTGATTGTTGAAGACGAAGAACTGGCGGTACGTAAGTTTCGCAAATTACTAGCCGAAGTAGACCCGAGCCTCGAGGTGCAGGGTGTCACGGGCAGCATCGAAGATTCGGTGGACTGGCTCACGGATCATCCCACGCCCGATCTGATTTTTATGGATATCGAGCTTTCCGATGGACAGAGCTTTGAAATTTTTGAACGGGTGGACGTGCGGAGTACGGTCATTTTTACTACCTCCTACGACGAATACGCACTTCAGGCATTCAAGGTCAATAGCATCGACTACCTGCTGAAACCTATTCAGAAAGAAGACCTGCGGCGCAGCTTGAAAAAATTTGCCGACTTACGGACCAGTCAGCCTGCTGCTAATAGCGTTGCCTTCAATCTGGACAAAATCCTGCGTGATCTGCAGGTACAGCAACAACCCAAAGACTACCGCAAGCGTTTTCTGGTGCGGCAGGGGCAGCGCCTGCTTTCCGTCGAGACGGGCGAAATCGCCTATTTCTTCACCGAAGAGCGGTACAGCTTTTTCGTAACCCACACCAATCAGAAATTTCTGGTGGACTACACCCTCGACGAGCTATCCAATGAACTCGACCCGATACATTTCTTTCGGATCAACCGCGCCGCCCTGGTCACACACCGGTCCGTCGAGCAGATGCAGCCCTACTTCGGCAATCGCCTGGCCCTCAGCCTGCGTCCCTCGTTCGACCGCGAAGCGCTGGTCAGTCGGGAAAAAGTATCGGATTTCAAGAAGTGGATGGGGAAATAG
- a CDS encoding carboxypeptidase-like regulatory domain-containing protein translates to MKPHRLFFLAALLWNTAACTQSEPSDAIVPDAGKPHAGIVSGRVLNEQGQPVANAEIVASSTDFYNKTSTGHTDAKGNYRIQVPTGVAAGSYSVEGTVTFRYHNKNYKMALYQDDTRVFSAYEGAIRNFTFRLKGKRTADDDASATPLGGTLEVHHQVDRVVWENLELMLEPDGPLVDGSAGQKIVTKMPLNDYRIRDIPVGQYRITARDKATGQALGVMVAGTNQNYATSAVGLFHEADFEGDTRYELMIYVDTL, encoded by the coding sequence ATGAAACCACATCGTTTATTTTTTCTGGCCGCCCTGCTATGGAATACGGCGGCCTGCACCCAGTCCGAACCGAGTGATGCCATTGTACCCGATGCCGGAAAGCCCCATGCGGGGATCGTCAGTGGGCGCGTCCTGAACGAGCAGGGCCAGCCCGTAGCCAACGCCGAAATAGTGGCCAGCAGTACCGATTTTTATAACAAAACCTCGACGGGGCACACCGATGCCAAAGGAAATTACCGCATTCAGGTACCCACAGGGGTAGCCGCCGGGTCGTACAGCGTGGAAGGTACCGTTACATTTCGGTATCATAACAAGAATTACAAAATGGCACTCTACCAGGACGATACTCGGGTATTCTCGGCTTATGAGGGTGCCATTCGTAATTTCACATTCCGGCTTAAAGGAAAACGCACGGCGGATGACGATGCCAGTGCCACGCCGCTGGGGGGTACCCTGGAAGTACACCACCAGGTAGACCGCGTAGTGTGGGAAAATCTCGAACTTATGCTCGAACCCGACGGGCCCCTGGTGGATGGAAGCGCTGGTCAGAAAATCGTAACGAAAATGCCCCTGAATGACTACCGGATTCGTGATATCCCGGTGGGTCAGTACCGAATCACCGCCCGCGACAAGGCAACGGGGCAAGCACTCGGGGTCATGGTGGCCGGGACGAATCAGAATTACGCCACTTCGGCCGTAGGGCTTTTTCACGAAGCTGACTTTGAAGGCGACACCCGGTATGAGCTAATGATTTATGTCGATACGCTCTAA
- a CDS encoding sensor histidine kinase → MNPLVLKMDFTRLHTVFQLFTSYIERHRPAFLSQREWWFHLLSMPVIYPIGGYIFMGERFFTDAPTFAIGMATGIVLHWMSVFSYTWVVKRVIRQFPGEHQATQRLLVMFLGVSLLMIATAYFDLWVFSVIPGTGVSFSPQILQALLLFGIVFSIVLCIILGLFHSYGQWQERQTENEQLKRQALQQQYDALKSQINPHFLFNSLSSISGLIGDHPDLAERFVDDLAKVYRYMLQTGARTLVPLSEELTFLDTYAGLLRVRYGSCLRIELPEVRENLTGQVPPLSLQVLVDNALKYNKMSVESPLMIRLELVGDAAVRVTNVLQRKVRVVDTTQPGLTSLTAQYEQFNHAPIRVEEVDGTFSVTLPLLQSASPSIA, encoded by the coding sequence GTGAATCCATTAGTTTTGAAAATGGATTTTACCCGCTTACATACCGTGTTTCAGCTTTTTACCTCGTATATAGAAAGGCACCGTCCGGCATTTCTGTCGCAGCGGGAGTGGTGGTTTCATTTGCTGTCCATGCCGGTGATTTATCCCATTGGGGGGTACATTTTCATGGGTGAGCGTTTCTTTACGGATGCGCCTACGTTTGCCATCGGCATGGCGACGGGCATTGTGCTGCACTGGATGTCGGTATTTAGCTACACATGGGTCGTTAAGCGGGTGATCCGGCAATTTCCCGGGGAGCACCAGGCCACACAGCGGTTGTTGGTCATGTTTCTGGGTGTGAGCCTGTTGATGATCGCCACTGCCTACTTCGACCTGTGGGTGTTCAGCGTCATTCCGGGCACGGGCGTGAGCTTTTCGCCCCAGATACTGCAAGCTTTGCTACTCTTCGGCATTGTATTTAGCATCGTACTGTGCATAATTCTGGGACTTTTCCATAGCTATGGCCAGTGGCAGGAGCGCCAAACGGAAAACGAGCAACTTAAGCGTCAAGCTTTGCAGCAACAGTACGACGCCCTGAAGAGCCAGATCAATCCGCACTTTTTATTCAATAGCCTCAGTTCGATTTCCGGCCTCATTGGCGATCATCCAGATCTGGCTGAGCGTTTTGTTGACGACCTGGCCAAAGTGTATCGGTACATGCTCCAAACGGGCGCACGTACCCTGGTACCACTGTCCGAAGAATTGACGTTTCTTGACACCTACGCCGGGTTGTTGCGGGTCCGGTACGGAAGCTGTCTGCGCATCGAATTGCCTGAGGTACGCGAAAACCTGACAGGACAGGTACCCCCACTGAGTTTACAGGTACTAGTAGATAACGCCCTGAAATACAATAAAATGTCCGTTGAAAGTCCCCTCATGATTCGTCTGGAATTGGTAGGGGATGCCGCCGTGCGGGTGACCAATGTACTTCAGCGTAAGGTGCGCGTTGTGGATACCACCCAGCCGGGCCTCACCAGCCTGACTGCTCAGTACGAACAGTTCAATCACGCACCAATCCGGGTCGAAGAAGTCGACGGAACGTTCAGTGTTACACTGCCGTTGTTGCAATCTGCTTCTCCATCCATCGCGTAA
- a CDS encoding carboxypeptidase-like regulatory domain-containing protein, protein MNTLRKLRYLLIIPFFLTGTLLLNACESDAADPGPGDAPSDSGKAGYLVGTVTDPQGNPLSRATVYTDNTVFKGRGAEVSTTANGTYQILLVKDLGQWVAKGYLLKQYNDRIYKISLHPENPDSFSENEKPVRNFQWKLTGHVPDLSLDLYYGGTVELFRDPNVTDLDDNENIEFTFTPVGPLIDGSTGKTLTLRMKKRYDSFLRDVPIGRYAITAVYKPTGEKLQVSDAFEGSEYASSVTVDFVGRESATRANMLGIGYTNR, encoded by the coding sequence ATGAACACATTGCGTAAACTTCGTTACTTGCTGATTATCCCATTTTTTCTGACAGGTACCCTCCTGCTGAACGCTTGCGAAAGTGATGCCGCCGACCCAGGCCCTGGCGATGCGCCTTCTGATAGCGGCAAGGCGGGGTACCTGGTCGGAACCGTCACCGATCCGCAGGGAAATCCCCTGTCCCGCGCTACGGTTTATACCGACAACACCGTCTTCAAAGGCCGGGGCGCCGAAGTAAGCACGACGGCCAACGGTACTTACCAGATCCTGTTGGTCAAAGACCTGGGCCAGTGGGTGGCGAAGGGGTACCTTCTGAAACAGTACAACGACCGGATTTACAAGATCAGCCTCCATCCCGAAAATCCCGATTCATTTTCGGAAAACGAGAAACCCGTCCGCAACTTTCAGTGGAAACTCACCGGACACGTCCCGGATCTGAGCCTGGACTTATACTACGGCGGCACCGTCGAGCTATTCCGCGACCCGAATGTCACAGATTTGGACGACAACGAAAATATTGAGTTCACCTTCACGCCCGTCGGTCCGCTAATCGACGGCTCTACTGGCAAAACTTTGACCCTTCGTATGAAAAAACGGTATGATTCATTCCTCCGGGACGTACCCATCGGACGCTATGCCATAACGGCTGTGTACAAGCCTACGGGTGAAAAGCTGCAAGTGAGCGACGCGTTCGAGGGCAGCGAGTACGCATCGTCCGTGACCGTTGACTTTGTAGGACGGGAATCGGCCACCCGCGCCAATATGCTGGGCATCGGCTACACGAACCGGTAG
- a CDS encoding c-type cytochrome, with amino-acid sequence MLLLILIGLVNCVRPKVSQPNGKRLETFQVQGTPALVAHGEYLANHVAACMDCHSQRDWTRLTGPIVPGTLGAGGQEYGKNYGLPGRVYGRNLTPAALKDWTDQELLTAITAGVTKSGKPLFPLMPYPNYHTMRQSDAAAIIAYLRTLPPLANDIPNNRIPAPVRLGMRLMPHRANLLSDSEASLGVPYGQYLTRMAGCADCHTNRTFGKLIKKSPFAGGMPVSMFGGTLRSANITPDSLTGIGRWTKADFVDRFKAYDPTHFAAPVVGDGFNTVMPWTLYAGMTEADLGAIYDYLRTVKSVRKRVVLFQPKEKSSHDSRASKSS; translated from the coding sequence ATGCTGTTGCTGATTTTGATTGGCCTGGTCAACTGCGTTCGTCCGAAAGTCAGCCAACCCAATGGAAAGCGGTTGGAAACCTTTCAGGTCCAGGGTACCCCTGCCCTCGTGGCCCACGGAGAGTACCTGGCCAATCATGTGGCAGCCTGCATGGACTGCCATTCCCAGCGCGACTGGACCCGGCTCACTGGACCGATTGTGCCGGGTACCCTGGGGGCGGGCGGGCAGGAATATGGGAAAAACTACGGGTTACCGGGCCGCGTGTACGGGCGTAATTTAACCCCTGCCGCTCTGAAAGATTGGACGGATCAGGAATTGCTCACAGCCATCACGGCCGGCGTTACAAAGTCGGGCAAGCCGTTGTTCCCACTAATGCCTTATCCCAACTACCACACCATGAGACAGTCCGATGCGGCGGCCATCATTGCCTACCTACGTACCCTGCCGCCCCTGGCGAACGACATCCCAAATAACCGAATCCCCGCACCCGTACGGCTGGGCATGCGCCTGATGCCCCACCGGGCTAACTTGCTTTCCGATTCGGAAGCTTCGTTGGGGGTACCTTACGGCCAGTACCTGACCCGGATGGCGGGCTGCGCCGATTGTCATACGAACCGTACTTTTGGGAAACTTATCAAGAAGTCCCCCTTCGCCGGGGGCATGCCGGTAAGTATGTTCGGGGGTACCCTGCGGTCGGCCAACATTACACCTGATTCACTCACAGGCATTGGCCGTTGGACGAAGGCTGATTTTGTGGACCGCTTCAAAGCATATGACCCGACCCATTTTGCGGCACCCGTGGTGGGTGATGGCTTCAATACTGTGATGCCGTGGACGCTCTACGCCGGGATGACCGAAGCCGATTTGGGAGCGATTTACGACTACCTGCGCACCGTAAAGTCCGTTCGGAAGCGGGTGGTACTTTTTCAGCCCAAAGAAAAAAGCAGCCATGACTCTCGGGCAAGCAAATCATCCTGA
- a CDS encoding ligand-binding sensor domain-containing protein, producing MKNAKTWKRGSSIFTFTLLWLLVGMESIAQRPEPSFEHFTTDQGLVGDLILAILKDRRGFLWVGTSNGLSRFDGQHFKNYRRQPNDNSLRGNYVVNAGLTEDTKGFLWVATNKGLHRFDPIREEFKLIPLPTQRDGQADNDYTSPVHFDRTGYGWFSSKFRLYRIDPHTLRLKAFVLPAVSDNAYADPYLDHAGRLWINHAGKIYRHDFRSGRFTRYFAWRNGQADSTVQFGNFKQTGSSALLSSSNRGLWRYDDSNNHFVADSALPSKPIYALQADTLAGKVPFWWLWDADNGLAAYVPTTREYFVFEQNPYDQMSHNGGAAMAFYRDSETGIMWIGTDRGLEKIDPNAIKFRRKLLPQTINEGQTKFVAMVRPDIRQPEQYWLAVRGAGLLCWKRTSDEFVPITFGSEKGKADAHNVIQDGRGRVWVGLQRGVGRYDPLTGKREFLDSFLPETTRHKQSITVTFRDRQGRIWLGSNLNGLYRYEPKRDRIEPWPLAISTELGFIRRIQQDSQGQVWVLTGAGLFCLDPVRGTTRPVKLHGAPIEPTDRLHSTFSLDSQDQIWMSGIGYVAVADRTGRISRTYTLANGLRAEHVFGIQEDRRGHIWMVSDDQLHELNPHSQTFTYYGKDSGLLEEGIFHPTELTLDPQGELFIGFRGGFNYVQPDNLRPNPIPPPVTITGLRIDNQARSLATPLDLQPGETTLNIDFAALTFSQPKKSHYAYKLDGFNTDWVYSNDATATYTNLAPGHYTFRVKAANNDGLWNETGTSLYFRVIPAFWQTWWFRLLAVLVGVLLLYAVYRYRERQRQHLESIRNRIATDLHDDMGSTLSSIRIFSDVAQQQIADVRPETVPVLQRISSSATALSESMQDIIWTIQSKDDSLADLATRMREFGLRMAEAKGVDFQMQVGESFTDLRLNVEQRRNIYLIFKETINNAIKYANASRIEIKLATVGRELRLLIQDNGCGFDIATTGPGNGLPNLRKRAAEIRGQFSLTSEPGQGTEVSLRMKV from the coding sequence ATGAAAAACGCAAAAACCTGGAAACGCGGCTCGTCAATTTTCACATTCACCCTACTCTGGCTACTAGTGGGGATGGAGAGTATAGCCCAGCGGCCCGAGCCTTCATTCGAGCATTTCACGACCGACCAGGGCCTGGTGGGCGACCTCATTCTGGCTATTCTGAAAGACCGGCGCGGTTTTCTTTGGGTAGGAACCAGCAACGGTCTGAGCCGCTTTGACGGCCAGCATTTCAAAAATTACCGCCGCCAGCCCAATGATAACAGTTTACGGGGAAACTACGTTGTCAACGCGGGGCTGACCGAAGATACAAAGGGTTTTTTGTGGGTGGCAACCAATAAGGGCTTGCACCGCTTCGACCCCATACGGGAAGAGTTCAAGCTCATTCCACTCCCGACTCAACGGGACGGACAGGCCGACAACGACTATACCTCACCCGTCCATTTTGACCGGACAGGTTATGGCTGGTTTTCTTCCAAGTTCCGACTCTATCGCATCGACCCCCACACCCTTCGATTAAAGGCGTTCGTATTACCGGCGGTATCTGACAATGCGTATGCAGACCCGTACCTCGACCACGCGGGGCGGCTTTGGATCAATCATGCCGGAAAAATCTACCGCCACGACTTCCGCTCGGGTCGTTTTACGCGCTATTTTGCCTGGCGTAACGGACAGGCCGATTCTACGGTGCAGTTCGGCAATTTTAAGCAAACCGGATCGAGCGCCTTACTATCGTCGAGTAACCGGGGGTTATGGCGCTATGATGACTCCAACAATCACTTCGTGGCCGACTCGGCGCTACCCTCAAAACCGATTTATGCGTTGCAGGCCGACACGCTGGCGGGAAAGGTACCTTTTTGGTGGCTCTGGGATGCGGACAACGGCCTGGCGGCCTACGTACCCACCACAAGGGAATATTTTGTTTTTGAGCAGAATCCCTACGACCAAATGAGCCACAACGGCGGGGCAGCCATGGCTTTTTACCGCGATTCTGAAACAGGAATCATGTGGATCGGCACCGACCGGGGACTGGAGAAAATTGACCCGAATGCTATCAAGTTTCGCCGGAAACTATTACCGCAAACCATCAACGAAGGCCAAACCAAATTCGTAGCCATGGTACGCCCCGACATCCGGCAACCGGAACAGTACTGGCTGGCCGTGCGCGGAGCGGGACTATTGTGCTGGAAACGGACTTCGGACGAATTCGTACCCATTACTTTTGGCTCCGAAAAAGGGAAGGCCGACGCCCACAATGTGATACAGGACGGGAGAGGCCGTGTATGGGTAGGCTTGCAGCGCGGGGTAGGCCGCTACGATCCGCTGACCGGAAAGCGGGAATTCCTGGACAGTTTTCTGCCCGAAACTACCCGTCATAAACAATCCATTACCGTCACTTTCCGGGACAGGCAGGGCCGCATCTGGCTGGGTTCCAACCTGAATGGCTTGTATCGTTACGAACCGAAGCGGGATCGAATCGAGCCGTGGCCTTTAGCCATTTCGACCGAACTGGGCTTTATCCGGCGGATTCAGCAGGACAGCCAGGGGCAAGTATGGGTACTGACCGGAGCGGGGTTATTCTGTCTGGATCCGGTGCGGGGTACCACCCGTCCTGTTAAGCTCCATGGTGCACCGATAGAACCGACCGACCGCCTGCACAGTACTTTTTCGCTCGACAGCCAGGATCAGATCTGGATGTCGGGCATTGGCTACGTGGCCGTTGCCGACCGCACGGGACGTATTTCCCGTACCTATACCCTGGCCAATGGCCTGCGCGCCGAACACGTATTTGGTATTCAAGAAGACCGGAGGGGGCATATCTGGATGGTTTCCGACGATCAACTGCACGAACTGAACCCCCACAGCCAGACTTTCACCTACTACGGTAAGGACAGTGGTCTGCTGGAAGAAGGAATTTTTCATCCTACGGAACTGACGCTTGATCCGCAGGGCGAGCTTTTTATCGGCTTTCGGGGCGGATTTAATTATGTGCAGCCAGACAATCTGCGTCCCAACCCGATTCCGCCCCCCGTCACGATCACCGGCCTGCGCATCGACAACCAAGCCCGGAGCCTGGCTACGCCGCTTGATCTGCAACCGGGTGAAACCACGCTGAACATTGATTTTGCGGCCCTTACTTTTAGTCAGCCCAAAAAGAGCCACTATGCCTACAAGCTCGACGGCTTCAATACCGACTGGGTGTACAGCAACGACGCCACGGCTACTTACACCAACCTGGCACCTGGCCATTACACATTCCGGGTAAAAGCCGCCAACAATGACGGCCTCTGGAACGAAACAGGTACCTCACTGTATTTCAGGGTAATTCCCGCTTTCTGGCAAACCTGGTGGTTTCGGCTGTTGGCCGTGCTGGTGGGGGTACTGTTGCTTTACGCCGTGTACCGCTACCGCGAGCGCCAGCGTCAACATCTGGAAAGTATCCGCAACCGCATCGCCACCGACCTGCACGACGACATGGGCTCCACGCTCAGTAGTATCCGCATTTTCAGCGATGTGGCCCAGCAGCAGATCGCCGACGTGCGGCCCGAAACGGTACCTGTGCTGCAGCGCATCAGCAGTAGTGCTACCGCTCTCTCGGAATCCATGCAGGACATCATCTGGACGATCCAGTCGAAAGACGATAGCCTGGCTGACCTGGCTACCCGGATGCGTGAGTTTGGGCTGCGGATGGCCGAGGCCAAAGGCGTTGATTTTCAGATGCAGGTGGGCGAATCCTTTACCGACCTGCGACTGAACGTGGAACAACGCCGGAATATCTACCTGATTTTCAAGGAAACCATCAACAACGCCATCAAATACGCCAACGCCTCGCGAATCGAAATCAAACTGGCGACCGTAGGCCGCGAACTGCGGCTGCTGATCCAGGACAATGGCTGCGGCTTTGATATTGCCACTACCGGGCCCGGCAACGGGCTGCCCAACCTCCGCAAGCGCGCGGCCGAAATCCGGGGACAATTCAGTTTGACTTCTGAGCCCGGACAGGGTACGGAAGTCAGTTTGCGGATGAAGGTTTGA
- a CDS encoding response regulator transcription factor gives MQESIKITYYEDNRDLREGITFLLQATPGLEMLGAFGDCSHLSQELQTLRPDVVLMDIDLPGLSGIDAVPIVKAASPDTQVLMLTVFDNDEKIFQAIRNGASGYLLKHTPPSEIVSAIFDIHRGGSPMTANIARRVLQFFQSQQKVVPQPEREDYRLSARELDIVKGLVNGYSYKLIADDLHISIDTVRSHIRHIYDKLQVNSKTEAILKAMREGLV, from the coding sequence ATGCAGGAATCAATCAAAATTACCTACTACGAAGATAACCGGGACTTGCGCGAAGGCATTACCTTCCTGCTGCAGGCCACACCGGGCCTGGAAATGCTCGGAGCATTCGGCGACTGTTCGCACCTGAGCCAGGAATTACAAACCCTTCGGCCCGATGTGGTACTGATGGACATCGACCTGCCCGGCCTGAGCGGCATCGACGCGGTACCGATTGTGAAGGCTGCTTCACCGGATACTCAAGTACTTATGCTGACAGTTTTCGACAACGATGAGAAGATCTTTCAGGCTATCCGCAATGGGGCCAGTGGTTATCTGCTCAAGCATACGCCGCCTTCGGAAATCGTCTCGGCCATTTTTGATATTCACCGGGGCGGTTCGCCCATGACGGCCAACATTGCCCGGCGCGTGCTGCAATTTTTCCAGTCGCAGCAAAAAGTGGTACCTCAGCCCGAGCGGGAAGATTACCGCCTTTCGGCGCGTGAACTGGACATCGTGAAAGGACTGGTGAACGGGTACAGCTACAAGCTTATCGCCGACGACCTGCACATCAGTATCGATACCGTCCGCTCTCACATCCGCCACATTTACGATAAGCTACAGGTCAACTCCAAAACCGAGGCCATCCTGAAAGCCATGCGCGAGGGACTGGTGTAA